The following are encoded together in the Nyctibius grandis isolate bNycGra1 chromosome 5, bNycGra1.pri, whole genome shotgun sequence genome:
- the SPIC gene encoding transcription factor Spi-C gives MLKEPAWSFLAPDRKMFLQSFPDQDVLGQAFEDALEVLQQHSDREMQYSPGYKNYLTVINHHHRLRASPSYSAAPSTEDPGYTWRNVINSAADLYADETVYHTLQNTPESQVMHAAAGQPKAGKGRKKLRLFEYLHESLYDPAMANCIQWVDKPNGVFQFVSKNKEKLAELWGERKGNRKIMTYQKMARALRNYGRTGEIIKIRRKLTYQFSAVVLQRLTPSYFLGKETVYHPYIQSNQEYQCADDWISYSNYMYNNSYALQHANS, from the exons ATGTTGAAAGAACCAGCCTGGTCCTTTCTGGCTCCtgacagaaaaatgttcttgCAGAGTTTTCCTGACCAAGACGTACTGGGCCAGGCTTTCGAAGATGCGCTAGAAGTACTGCAGCAGCACTCTGACAGAGAGATGCAGTATTCACCAG GTTACAAAAATTACCTCACTGTGATCAACCATCACCACCGCCTCCGAGCAAGTCCCAGCTACTCTGCAGCACCATCTACAGAGGACCCAGGGTATACCTGGAGAAATGTGATT AACAGTGCAGCAGATCTTTATGCAGATGAGACTGTCTACCACACGCTGCAGAATACTCCAGAAAGTCAAGTGATGCATGCTGCTGCTGGCCAGCCAAAAGCAGGGAAAG GTAGAAAAAAACTTCGACTGTTTGAGTACCTCCATGAATCTCTGTATGATCCAGCTATGGCAAACTGCATCCAATGGGTAGATAAGCCCAATGGTGTCTTCCAGTTTGTCTCCAAAAACAAGGAGAAACTTGCAGAGCTatggggagaaagaaagggaaaccGCAAGATCATGACATATCAGAAAATGGCCAGAGCTCTGAGGAATTATGGAAGAACAGGTGAAATCATTAAAATTCGAAGGAAGCTGACATACCAGTTCAGTGCTGTTGTTTTACAGAGACTTACTCCATCTTACTtcttgggaaaagaaacagtttatCATCCGTACATTCAGTCTAATCAAGAATATCAGTGTGCTGATGACTGGATCAGTTACAGTAATTACATGTACAACAACAGTTATGCATTACAGCATGCTAACAGCTAG